Proteins from a single region of Desulfolutivibrio sulfoxidireducens:
- a CDS encoding response regulator, with product MARILVVDDSIVSRQSLKDILRQAGHEVVGEAVDGEEAVAKYKSLRPDLVTMDITMPRVSGIESLKNIVAEDEAARVVMISALGQGAKILEALQNGARHYVTKPFEPDKVLEAVREVLAA from the coding sequence ATGGCCCGTATTCTCGTGGTGGACGATTCCATCGTTTCCCGTCAAAGCCTGAAGGACATCCTGCGCCAGGCCGGCCACGAGGTGGTCGGCGAGGCCGTGGACGGCGAAGAGGCCGTGGCCAAGTATAAAAGCCTGAGGCCGGATCTGGTGACCATGGACATCACCATGCCCCGGGTCAGCGGCATCGAAAGTCTCAAAAACATCGTGGCCGAGGACGAGGCCGCCAGGGTGGTCATGATCAGCGCCCTGGGACAGGGGGCAAAAATCCTCGAGGCCCTGCAAAACGGGGCCCGGCACTACGTGACCAAGCCCTTCGAGCCCGACAAGGTGCTGGAGGCCGTTCGAGAGGTCCTGGCCGCCTGA